In one window of Bifidobacterium sp. WK041_4_12 DNA:
- a CDS encoding ABC transporter substrate-binding protein — translation MNALGKKLMAIGASVAVLISLAACGSSSASTSGKGVEGGTVHIALNATVTSLDPMITGAYVARDTMRSMYESLVTLKQDGSVGPLLAKSYKVSSDFKTFTFTLRSGVKFHNGETMKAEDVVASMQRWIKLSQIGSTFFTGSTVTSPDADTVVITSPKPVSTGLYLMADTGRIAAIMPKSVIDKATSTGVTEYIGTGPYEFSSWNKDNKIVLKKFADYSSPTGATNGYTGKRDAHADKLEFDFVTDGTTRLSGTLSGQYQIGYSLADSQYAQAKSNSSLKVEKDEMLETLIFNKQEGLFKDNTALRQAILATLNMSKIAKAGHQNSDLYTNDGALMPKNSPLRSNSSLKKYNHPDVTAAKKLIKESGYNGQTITFLTTKDYPYMYDESMEIQNELNAVGIKTNIQVLDWASVLQKMFQPGSWDMLISSYSYSANPICYSFFQASGAGWNTDPEFKEIADSINAATTQSAQKAGYDKLQDWFYDYVPNIIVSKYQQISAVSTKLNGYSSGMQGPVYYNLQLSE, via the coding sequence ATGAACGCCTTAGGAAAGAAACTAATGGCCATAGGAGCTTCTGTGGCCGTGCTGATCAGCCTTGCAGCTTGTGGCTCCAGCAGCGCTTCGACATCCGGCAAAGGTGTTGAGGGAGGAACGGTCCACATTGCCCTCAACGCGACGGTTACCAGCCTGGACCCGATGATAACAGGAGCATACGTTGCTCGAGACACCATGCGCAGCATGTATGAATCGCTTGTCACTCTCAAGCAAGACGGGTCGGTTGGACCACTGCTTGCAAAGAGCTACAAAGTCAGTTCAGATTTCAAGACTTTCACCTTCACGCTTCGATCGGGAGTGAAATTCCATAATGGTGAGACGATGAAGGCTGAGGATGTCGTCGCATCCATGCAGCGCTGGATTAAGCTCTCGCAGATTGGCAGCACCTTCTTCACCGGTTCAACGGTCACCTCACCCGATGCCGATACGGTTGTCATCACTTCTCCAAAACCAGTGTCGACCGGCCTCTATCTGATGGCCGATACAGGACGCATCGCGGCAATCATGCCAAAATCCGTGATTGACAAGGCCACCTCGACAGGCGTGACCGAATATATCGGCACAGGCCCATACGAGTTCAGTTCATGGAACAAAGACAACAAGATTGTACTCAAGAAGTTTGCCGACTACTCTTCGCCAACCGGTGCCACGAACGGGTATACGGGCAAACGTGATGCGCACGCCGACAAACTCGAATTCGACTTCGTGACCGATGGAACGACCCGACTCTCAGGAACCTTGAGCGGACAGTACCAGATTGGCTATTCTCTGGCTGATTCCCAGTATGCACAGGCCAAGTCCAACTCAAGCTTAAAAGTTGAGAAGGACGAGATGCTGGAGACCCTTATCTTCAACAAGCAGGAGGGACTGTTCAAAGACAACACCGCATTGCGTCAGGCAATCCTGGCTACGTTGAACATGTCGAAAATTGCAAAGGCTGGTCATCAAAACTCGGATCTGTACACGAATGATGGTGCTCTGATGCCCAAGAACAGCCCTCTTCGTTCGAATTCAAGCCTGAAGAAATACAATCATCCAGATGTGACTGCAGCCAAGAAGCTCATCAAGGAATCCGGGTATAACGGTCAGACCATCACCTTCCTGACAACCAAGGATTACCCATACATGTATGACGAAAGCATGGAAATTCAGAATGAGTTGAATGCCGTAGGCATCAAAACCAATATTCAGGTCTTGGATTGGGCGAGCGTGCTGCAGAAAATGTTCCAACCTGGATCATGGGACATGCTGATTTCGAGCTACAGCTATTCTGCAAACCCAATCTGCTACTCATTCTTCCAAGCTTCGGGAGCGGGATGGAATACGGATCCAGAATTCAAGGAGATTGCAGACAGCATCAATGCTGCAACCACTCAAAGTGCGCAGAAAGCCGGATACGACAAGCTGCAGGATTGGTTCTATGACTATGTGCCAAACATCATCGTCAGCAAGTATCAGCAGATCAGTGCCGTGTCTACGAAACTGAACGGATATTCCTCAGGAATGCAGGGTCCGGTGTATTACAACCTGCAACTGAGCGAATAG
- a CDS encoding ATP-binding cassette domain-containing protein translates to MLQVNSITKDFVRRGFTSRAQTVMRAVNNVSLQLFANQTYALVGESGSGKSTTGRIICALEKPTSGTVVFNDENYTDFSDRLLRHKIRGNIQMVLQDPFSSLNPRKTIAHAVLEALEIQHIGDSRSERLDAVVDMIERVGLSSDMINRYPHQFSGGQLQRVNIARALVVRPKILILDESVSALDVSVQAQVLNLLQDLKQEFSLSYLFITHDLSVVRFIADRVGVLRKGELVEEGTVDDIFDHPQTDYTQNLLSSIPIPNPERRQLTF, encoded by the coding sequence ATGCTCCAAGTCAACAGCATTACCAAGGATTTCGTAAGACGAGGTTTCACTAGCCGCGCACAGACCGTGATGCGCGCGGTGAACAATGTGTCCTTGCAGTTATTCGCCAATCAAACCTACGCGTTGGTTGGCGAATCAGGCAGCGGAAAGAGCACGACGGGAAGAATTATCTGTGCGTTGGAGAAACCCACATCCGGTACGGTCGTCTTCAACGACGAGAATTATACGGATTTTTCCGACCGCCTTCTGCGGCACAAGATCAGAGGCAACATACAGATGGTGTTGCAGGATCCATTCTCATCGCTGAATCCGCGTAAGACCATAGCACATGCGGTTCTTGAGGCTCTTGAGATTCAACACATCGGGGACAGCCGTTCTGAACGACTCGATGCCGTGGTGGACATGATTGAGCGAGTCGGTCTTTCCAGCGACATGATCAACCGCTATCCGCATCAATTCTCAGGTGGACAGCTGCAACGCGTCAACATTGCCCGAGCTTTGGTGGTTCGTCCGAAGATTCTGATTCTTGACGAATCCGTCTCAGCTCTTGATGTTTCCGTTCAGGCCCAGGTTCTGAATCTCTTGCAGGATTTGAAACAGGAATTCTCCCTGAGCTATCTGTTCATCACTCATGATCTGAGCGTGGTCCGCTTTATTGCAGACCGCGTCGGAGTGCTTCGCAAAGGGGAACTCGTGGAGGAAGGCACCGTGGATGACATATTCGACCACCCACAAACCGATTACACGCAGAATCTGCTGTCAAGCATTCCGATTCCCAATCCCGAACGTCGCCAACTGACGTTCTGA